The following are from one region of the Dreissena polymorpha isolate Duluth1 chromosome 2, UMN_Dpol_1.0, whole genome shotgun sequence genome:
- the LOC127868074 gene encoding zinc transporter ZIP11-like, with translation MIADVHPLLQTLLGTLFTWGLTALGSGLVFVFHSGQRKILDGSLGFAAGVMTAASYWSLLAPAIEMAERSGNYGSEGQWAFIPVAIGFVMGAAFVYGADIFMPLLGAESTTGLVLSLDPNQKLHKDGASLDSIHVTETHHDDTGYRPEGNSSIFQRKRGADQPISYNSTSDLKTGEGTPSSISWRRIMLLIIAITIHNIPEGLAVGVGFGAIGKSPAATFENARNLAIGIGIQNFPEGLAVSLPLKGSGMSTLKCFWYGQLSGIVEPIAGLFGALAVVIAEPILPYALAFAAGAMIYVVVDDIIPEAQTCGNGKLASWTAIVGFVVMMMLDVGLG, from the exons ATGATCGCCGATGTCCATCCCCTGTTGCAGACCTTGTTGGGGACCCTTTTCACATGGGGCCTTACAGCACTTGGCTCCGGTCTCGTGTTCGTCTTTCACAGTGGTCAA agaaaAATTCTGGACGGTAGCCTTGGCTTTGCTGCTGgg GTGATGACTGCCGCATCTTACTGGTCTCTTCTTGCCCCAGCAATTGAAATGGCAGAACGATCGGGCAACTACGGGTCTGAAGGGCAGTGGGCCTTTATTCCAGTTGCTATTGGTTTTGTGATGGGGGCTGCCTTTGTATACGGCGCTGACATTTTTATGCCTTTGTTG GGTGCAGAGAGCACTACCGGACTGGTGCTATCACTGGACCCCAATCAGAAGCTGCACAAAGACGGGGCCTCCCTCGACTCCATTCACGTCACTGAAACACACCATGATGATACAG GATATCGGCCTGAAGGCAATAGCAGTATTTTTCAACGCAAACGAGGGGCTGACCAACCTATTAGCTATAATTCAACTAGCGATCTCAAGACAGGGGAGGGAACTCCATCATCCATCAGCTGGCGGCGAATCATGTTACTCATCATTGCTATAACTATACATAATATACCAG AGGGTTTAGCAGTTGGAGTTGGTTTTGGGGCAATAGGAAAGTCACCAGCCGCTACTTTTGAAAATGCCAG AAATTTAGCCATTGGCATAGGAATCCAGAACTTTCCTGAGGGGCTAGCTGTTAGTTTACCATTAAAGGGATCGGGAATGTCCACGCTGAAATGTTTCTG GTATGGTCAGTTGAGCGGGATAGTGGAACCCATAGCAGGCCTGTTTGGGGCCCTGGCAGTTGTTATAGCTGAGCCCATATTACCTTACGCCTTGGCATTCGCTGCAGGTGCAATGATCTACGTCGTGGTCGATGATATTATACCAGAGGCTCAAACATG